A region of Maridesulfovibrio sp. DNA encodes the following proteins:
- a CDS encoding ATP-binding protein — MLNNKLPGFFKEQVTSQVLLLCLMFFVAFTVIYVLDRVEINSIAGYEREIQNQQDRAELGKAIMHRLLMIELGVVRMIDSTDLRKVDLIMGDINHSFNKLGNILNILQNGGTFTNTFPANFYDKDEVQEKITFQRKKGAGYVMTVIDLNPKIFELEEAINTVSFKMRELLSGDNAPDLEKVHEDLNFRTMQIDALILRARESASKIFHDTQTDIKRLNGLKAEASDNMDTLRAGVFTLTIPVCLYIFFRIMFNIRTILADRENKARNLEEAKSAIETILDSIPAGMVIINEHREVVRVNSEALRIFEVDSEEMVLGHRCDKIFCLSVSDGCPFAGSLEDNLVNEVKIKTSSGCNITVLKNATYITLSGERVILEAFMDISQRIEMEKRLQEQQDYANAVLQGVQAGVVVISASTHTIVDMNETAAKLIGVNREQALGAVCHKYICPAEVGKCPVTDLGHEIDHTVRRLSNGKSVLKTVVPFKRGDETLLLESFVDITDRVHTEKQLKKALEAADSASTAKSEFLSRMTHELRTPLNSIVGFSEILLTEEEAPLTGKVRSQVEHIAGAGQHLLQMITDVLDFSMIESGDFTISSKPVPASELIEESIKIVRQDADRAGVSIDVDFSISFLPKLVVDRSRFKQVLINLFSNGIKYNNKGGKLSLSGYVRGDKGFISISDTGVGVPEEKHADIFKPFSRFVEVDSGVEGAGVGLAISRQLIEAMGGDIDFTSKEGQGTTFILSVPVQPGSMEYPESESVQLPSVLYVDDDSSNIDELRNIVINWGRCTLTVRESIEKGMRALPLLKPDVVVISDALAGESLGEIIDDIRALESDDWVPFIAVSGNGGLQGADTVLPLPVELGGLQAIVMESKER; from the coding sequence ATGTTAAATAATAAATTGCCCGGCTTTTTCAAAGAGCAGGTTACTTCCCAGGTGCTGTTGCTCTGCCTGATGTTTTTCGTGGCTTTTACGGTCATCTATGTTCTGGACCGGGTGGAGATTAATAGTATTGCCGGATATGAGCGTGAAATTCAGAACCAGCAAGACCGTGCCGAGCTGGGCAAGGCCATCATGCACCGCTTGCTCATGATTGAGCTGGGCGTAGTCCGTATGATCGATTCTACCGACCTGCGCAAGGTGGACCTGATCATGGGCGATATTAATCACAGTTTCAATAAGCTGGGAAATATCCTGAATATTCTGCAGAATGGTGGAACATTTACAAATACTTTCCCTGCAAATTTTTATGACAAAGACGAAGTTCAGGAGAAGATTACTTTTCAGCGGAAGAAGGGGGCCGGTTATGTAATGACGGTTATTGACCTTAATCCCAAGATTTTTGAGCTTGAGGAGGCAATAAATACTGTTTCTTTCAAAATGCGGGAATTGTTGAGCGGTGATAATGCTCCCGATCTTGAAAAGGTGCATGAAGATCTTAATTTCCGGACCATGCAGATTGATGCCCTCATTCTTCGGGCCAGAGAGTCGGCCAGCAAGATATTTCATGATACACAGACCGATATAAAGCGCTTGAACGGGCTTAAGGCAGAAGCTTCCGACAACATGGATACTCTCAGGGCCGGTGTCTTCACCCTGACCATTCCTGTCTGTCTTTATATTTTTTTCCGTATCATGTTCAACATACGGACCATTCTGGCTGACCGTGAAAACAAGGCCAGAAATCTTGAAGAAGCCAAGTCGGCCATTGAAACCATCCTTGATTCCATCCCGGCGGGCATGGTTATCATCAATGAACATAGAGAAGTGGTCAGGGTCAATTCAGAAGCTTTGCGGATTTTTGAAGTGGATTCTGAAGAAATGGTGCTTGGGCATCGCTGTGATAAAATTTTCTGCCTTTCCGTTTCTGACGGTTGCCCTTTTGCCGGCAGCCTTGAAGATAATCTGGTAAATGAAGTTAAAATCAAGACTTCTTCCGGGTGTAATATTACTGTCTTGAAGAATGCGACTTATATTACCCTTTCCGGTGAGCGGGTGATCCTTGAAGCCTTTATGGATATCAGCCAGCGCATTGAAATGGAAAAACGGCTTCAGGAACAGCAGGATTATGCCAATGCTGTTTTGCAGGGGGTGCAGGCCGGGGTTGTGGTGATATCTGCCAGCACCCATACCATTGTGGATATGAATGAAACTGCGGCGAAGCTCATCGGCGTAAACAGGGAGCAGGCTCTGGGAGCTGTATGCCATAAATATATCTGTCCGGCAGAAGTCGGCAAATGTCCGGTTACTGATCTTGGTCATGAAATTGACCATACCGTGCGCAGGCTCTCCAACGGAAAATCTGTCCTTAAGACTGTAGTTCCCTTTAAAAGGGGAGATGAAACCCTGCTGCTGGAGAGCTTTGTGGACATTACTGATCGGGTCCATACTGAAAAGCAGTTGAAAAAAGCTCTTGAGGCAGCAGATTCAGCCAGTACGGCCAAGTCAGAATTTCTTTCCCGCATGACTCATGAATTACGTACCCCGCTGAATTCCATTGTAGGTTTTTCCGAAATTCTCCTGACCGAAGAGGAAGCTCCCCTGACAGGTAAGGTCCGGTCTCAGGTTGAGCATATTGCGGGGGCAGGTCAGCATTTATTGCAGATGATCACGGATGTTCTTGACTTTTCAATGATTGAATCCGGTGATTTTACCATCAGCTCAAAACCTGTACCTGCTTCTGAGTTAATTGAAGAATCAATAAAAATTGTCCGTCAGGATGCCGATAGGGCCGGAGTTTCGATTGATGTTGATTTCAGTATCTCATTTTTGCCGAAACTGGTGGTGGACAGGTCCAGATTCAAACAGGTCCTGATCAACCTGTTTTCAAACGGAATAAAATACAACAATAAGGGCGGAAAACTAAGCCTTTCCGGTTATGTTCGCGGCGATAAGGGTTTCATCTCTATCTCAGATACCGGTGTAGGTGTGCCGGAAGAAAAGCATGCCGATATTTTTAAGCCGTTCAGCCGTTTTGTTGAAGTTGATTCCGGTGTTGAAGGGGCCGGGGTCGGGTTGGCAATTTCCCGGCAGCTGATAGAGGCAATGGGGGGAGATATAGATTTTACCAGTAAAGAAGGACAGGGGACAACGTTTATCCTTTCCGTGCCTGTGCAGCCCGGCAGTATGGAATACCCTGAAAGTGAGTCCGTTCAGTTGCCCTCAGTCCTGTATGTAGATGACGATTCAAGCAATATTGATGAATTGCGGAATATCGTTATCAACTGGGGCAGATGTACGTTGACAGTCCGCGAATCAATTGAAAAGGGAATGCGGGCTTTGCCGCTGCTCAAGCCTGATGTTGTGGTTATAAGTGACGCGCTGGCCGGGGAATCTTTGGGGGAAATAATTGATGATATCCGTGCCTTGGAGTCTGATGACTGGGTGCCCTTTATCGCTGTATCCGGCAATGGCGGCCTGCAGGGTGCTGACACTGTTCTCCCTTTACCTGTAGAGCTTGGCGGACTGCAGGCAATAGTGATGGAAAGCAAGGAAAGATAG
- a CDS encoding HD domain-containing phosphohydrolase → MTSILDILRQRQTISIRLMAVGVVMVIGALIAGLAIGLDYYFSLDLAKTAAEKTFRSVSENVSERVRSLDNQSANLIKIFSQFPELKTYPHKNLDKRFLSLITGCMNQTPVLSVYTGFKNGDFIEIVNLESSINARLTLKAAPEDRWAILRTETKNGKRLMSTSYVDRKFVVRSETHKQTDYTPVERPWFVNALKSKKIIRTRPYIFANLNTSGLTYAKSMDNGNSVVALNISLDGISYFLHQQHLPPSGLVTLFDRQGNLIAKTNRQNSLSSKRGDNEIFLNREELAFIAEHPVIHVSGSFLMPYSLPATTADAGYSVDYLNLIARKVNLKFEYDHQPSGSHSERKADLFHSQLKNHKNRKLGIFTDAYTTLSDGIAVKRDTPLPTSLSDLNGKRVAIDKDTLAAIYLKERYPDIQQLDMNILDGTKAVALGQVDAVIGKLAELRYLGNTNFIGFIRLGTPLPLPEQGLHFTVRPDIPQLTGILNKAIAAVSAEEKEWLTTKWFGNQEIDSNLASGRKALKILELAADETKHGKLQFLNIKGKQFLGYLARVDSTYGKHVFLGMLIPLDVAMQPYMKKVRIAIFFTFSALLLLFPLAWFGSTILIKPIRALSKESEKVTRRRYNEVREVKSNITEIKALSASMTSMAAAIKNHEKSQQELLESFIQLIASAIDFKSPYTGGHCARVPELSMMLAQAASDCKEGRIADFSFNTEEQWREFKIAAWLHDCGKVTTPEYVVDKATKLETIYNRIHEVRTRFEVLLRDAEIEYLQERLNGGDEKELTTLLNRKREEIREDFAFIASCNIGGEAMGQNEINRIRAIGEKTWIRQLDNRLGLSQQELKRYPESSRPLPCVEKLLSDKPEQIINTRPSSQPRSASELTIKKPVFIYNLGELYNLSIPRGTLTPEERDKINEHIVITIRMLKTLPLPKNMARIPEYAGAHHETLIGTGYPQGLKGDEISIPSRIITIADIFEALTASDRPYKKNKTLSESISIMAGMVKSQQLDPDLFKLFLESGIYLEYAQRFMNHDQLDEVNVAAVISKINMLD, encoded by the coding sequence ATGACATCTATCTTGGATATCCTCAGACAAAGACAGACAATATCCATACGCCTTATGGCTGTGGGAGTAGTAATGGTCATTGGTGCGCTGATAGCAGGTCTGGCAATAGGGCTTGATTATTATTTCAGTTTGGATCTGGCTAAAACCGCCGCAGAAAAAACATTCAGATCCGTCTCGGAAAACGTCAGTGAACGAGTCCGCTCGCTGGACAACCAGAGTGCCAATCTCATCAAAATTTTCAGTCAGTTCCCCGAGCTGAAAACATACCCCCATAAAAATCTGGACAAACGTTTTTTGTCACTCATAACCGGATGCATGAATCAAACGCCGGTCTTATCGGTATACACAGGTTTCAAAAACGGTGATTTCATTGAAATAGTCAATTTGGAAAGCAGTATTAACGCCCGGCTTACACTTAAGGCAGCTCCCGAAGACAGATGGGCAATTCTACGTACGGAAACAAAAAACGGTAAGCGTTTAATGTCCACATCCTATGTGGACCGGAAATTCGTAGTCAGATCCGAAACCCATAAACAAACCGACTACACGCCTGTTGAGCGCCCTTGGTTTGTAAACGCACTTAAATCCAAAAAAATTATCCGGACCAGACCGTACATCTTCGCTAACCTCAACACATCCGGACTCACCTATGCCAAAAGCATGGATAACGGAAACAGTGTTGTGGCCCTCAACATATCTCTGGATGGTATTTCATATTTTCTCCATCAGCAGCACCTGCCTCCATCGGGTTTAGTTACCCTTTTCGATAGGCAAGGCAATCTCATTGCCAAAACCAACAGACAGAATTCTCTTTCTTCCAAAAGGGGAGACAATGAAATTTTTCTGAACCGGGAAGAACTGGCCTTCATTGCGGAACATCCGGTTATTCATGTTTCCGGTTCATTCCTCATGCCTTATTCTCTGCCGGCAACTACAGCCGATGCCGGTTATTCTGTTGATTATTTAAATTTGATTGCCCGCAAGGTTAATCTAAAATTTGAGTACGACCACCAACCGTCCGGTTCTCATAGTGAAAGAAAAGCTGACCTGTTTCATTCCCAACTTAAAAATCACAAGAATCGAAAACTGGGTATATTTACGGATGCCTATACGACCCTTTCAGACGGAATCGCTGTTAAACGAGACACTCCGCTGCCTACTTCACTGTCCGACCTCAATGGGAAACGCGTAGCCATTGATAAAGATACTCTTGCCGCCATTTACCTCAAGGAACGGTATCCAGACATCCAGCAATTGGATATGAATATCCTTGATGGAACCAAAGCTGTAGCTCTGGGGCAGGTCGATGCGGTAATAGGCAAACTTGCAGAGCTCCGTTACCTTGGAAACACTAATTTCATTGGTTTTATTCGTCTGGGGACACCGTTGCCGCTCCCTGAACAAGGGCTGCACTTCACTGTCCGGCCTGATATTCCCCAACTGACAGGAATATTGAACAAGGCAATTGCTGCTGTTTCAGCGGAAGAAAAAGAGTGGCTGACCACAAAATGGTTCGGAAATCAGGAAATAGACAGCAATCTGGCCTCGGGACGGAAGGCACTCAAAATTCTGGAACTGGCCGCAGACGAGACCAAACATGGCAAGCTGCAGTTTCTCAATATCAAAGGAAAACAGTTCCTCGGTTATCTGGCCCGCGTAGATTCAACATACGGCAAGCATGTATTCTTGGGCATGCTTATACCGCTGGATGTTGCGATGCAGCCTTATATGAAGAAAGTGCGTATAGCAATCTTCTTCACATTTTCCGCCTTGCTTCTGTTGTTCCCCCTTGCATGGTTCGGTTCAACCATTCTCATCAAGCCTATCCGTGCTTTATCAAAGGAAAGTGAAAAGGTAACTCGGCGCCGATATAATGAGGTGCGAGAAGTAAAGAGCAACATAACAGAGATAAAAGCTCTTTCCGCATCCATGACCTCCATGGCCGCAGCCATCAAAAATCATGAGAAATCACAGCAGGAGCTTCTTGAATCATTTATCCAGCTCATAGCTTCCGCCATCGACTTCAAATCACCTTACACAGGCGGACATTGTGCGCGTGTACCTGAACTGTCCATGATGCTGGCTCAGGCTGCTTCTGACTGCAAAGAAGGAAGAATTGCCGATTTTTCATTCAACACGGAAGAACAATGGCGTGAATTCAAAATCGCTGCGTGGCTTCATGATTGCGGCAAAGTAACAACACCTGAATATGTGGTGGACAAAGCAACCAAACTGGAAACAATCTATAACCGAATCCACGAAGTCCGTACCCGGTTTGAAGTGCTGCTTCGCGATGCTGAAATCGAATACCTTCAAGAGCGCCTGAACGGTGGAGATGAAAAAGAACTGACCACCCTTCTGAACCGTAAAAGAGAAGAGATACGGGAAGATTTCGCATTCATCGCTTCCTGCAACATCGGCGGCGAAGCTATGGGGCAAAATGAAATAAACCGAATCAGGGCCATCGGCGAGAAAACATGGATTCGCCAACTTGATAACCGTCTGGGCCTGAGTCAGCAGGAACTAAAACGTTATCCCGAATCATCACGGCCCCTGCCCTGCGTTGAAAAACTGCTCTCCGATAAACCGGAACAGATCATCAATACAAGACCGTCATCCCAACCACGCAGTGCATCAGAACTTACTATAAAGAAACCTGTTTTTATTTATAATCTTGGAGAACTATACAATCTGAGTATACCCAGAGGGACCCTGACTCCTGAAGAACGGGACAAGATTAATGAACATATCGTGATCACTATACGAATGCTGAAAACCCTCCCATTACCTAAAAACATGGCCAGAATTCCGGAATATGCCGGAGCACACCATGAAACACTCATAGGTACGGGTTACCCACAAGGCTTGAAGGGAGATGAAATTTCAATACCATCCCGTATCATCACTATCGCGGACATTTTCGAGGCCCTCACAGCCAGCGACAGGCCATACAAGAAAAACAAAACATTAAGTGAATCCATTTCCATCATGGCGGGTATGGTAAAATCACAACAGCTTGACCCGGACCTGTTCAAGCTGTTTCTCGAAAGCGGAATATATCTTGAATATGCTCAACGCTTCATGAACCATGATCAATTGGACGAAGTGAATGTTGCAGCGGTAATTTCTAAAATCAATATGCTGGATTGA
- a CDS encoding Orn/Lys/Arg decarboxylase N-terminal domain-containing protein yields the protein MKITKHMWPVMIVSAQFESNTDEGLRLRDLENELVKEQECSVYPSYSYEDAIEIFISRADLGAVVIDWDICFDREDEKETPEHLVNAIRRRNKRIPIFLLTERVAMKDIPTAVLAQINECLWKTAETAEFLAGRIETRLVEYVRSVFPVFFGEMVKYSEAYKYAWHTPGHMGGEGFLKSPAGVAMHKFYGENVFRSDLSISVPELGSLLDHSGVVGDAEKNSARIFGADHTYYVLNGTSNVNQIIWRSQLVRDDIAFVDRNCHKSLNYAMVITDAYPIYMVPRRNKRGIIGPCRLSEFSEETIQAKVRENKLIPEELKKQSVRMSALTNSTYDGVCYNVINIKKQLQKSVDNLHFDEAWYAYARFHPMYKDHFGMADDDRNEHHPPIFCSHSTHKLLTAFSQASMLHVRDGSDVKIDPDELNESYMMHGSTSPQYSMIASLDVATKMMEDSGEVLMHDTMVEAVNLRKKVSMIASEMKEQDSWFFEMWQPEKVLVGRDYKKFEDVPTEYLCTHQHPWVFSSEDNWHGFEDMEDEYAMLDPIKLTFITPGLKHDGTMEEEGIPASIVTDYLINHGIVCEKTDYYSFLMLNSVGTNKAKQGSLLAGLLKFKEVYDANLPLDVVLPALVKSYPKPYSGVGVKDHCNAIHRYYKEHKLLDKMQAAFQVIPDQAIKPSEAYHAVVRKNVEYVELSQMNDRIPAVMVVPYPPGIPVIMGGEILNDKARPIFDYLTARQDFENVFPGYESDIHGVERIERDGKKFFKTMCLKK from the coding sequence ATGAAAATAACCAAACATATGTGGCCTGTCATGATTGTTTCGGCCCAGTTTGAATCCAATACGGATGAAGGTCTCAGGTTGCGGGATTTGGAAAATGAGCTGGTCAAGGAACAGGAATGCTCCGTCTATCCTTCCTACAGTTACGAAGACGCTATTGAAATTTTCATTTCCCGCGCCGATCTGGGAGCGGTGGTTATTGATTGGGATATTTGTTTTGACAGGGAAGATGAGAAAGAGACGCCTGAACATCTTGTCAATGCAATCCGTAGAAGGAACAAGCGGATTCCTATTTTTCTGCTTACTGAAAGGGTAGCGATGAAGGATATTCCCACAGCTGTCCTTGCCCAGATCAATGAATGCCTCTGGAAAACAGCAGAAACAGCTGAATTTCTGGCCGGGCGAATTGAGACCCGTCTGGTTGAGTATGTTCGTTCCGTATTTCCGGTCTTTTTCGGGGAGATGGTAAAATATTCCGAAGCCTACAAATACGCATGGCATACTCCCGGCCATATGGGCGGGGAAGGCTTTCTGAAAAGTCCGGCCGGTGTGGCCATGCATAAGTTTTATGGTGAGAATGTGTTCCGGTCAGACCTTTCCATCTCCGTACCTGAACTCGGCTCGTTGCTGGACCATAGCGGGGTAGTCGGCGATGCTGAAAAGAACTCGGCCCGTATCTTCGGGGCCGACCATACGTACTATGTTCTCAACGGTACTTCAAACGTCAACCAGATAATCTGGCGCAGCCAACTGGTGCGTGACGACATCGCCTTTGTGGACCGAAACTGCCATAAGTCCCTCAACTATGCCATGGTAATCACCGACGCCTATCCCATCTATATGGTTCCCAGACGCAATAAGCGCGGTATAATCGGTCCCTGCCGTCTGTCCGAATTTTCCGAGGAAACAATTCAGGCCAAGGTGCGCGAAAACAAGCTTATACCTGAAGAGCTGAAAAAGCAGAGTGTGCGCATGTCCGCATTGACCAACTCCACCTATGACGGGGTCTGCTACAACGTCATCAACATTAAAAAGCAGCTTCAAAAAAGCGTTGATAACCTCCATTTTGATGAAGCGTGGTACGCTTATGCCCGTTTCCATCCCATGTACAAAGATCATTTCGGTATGGCTGATGATGACCGTAATGAACATCATCCGCCGATTTTCTGCTCCCATTCCACCCATAAGCTGCTGACAGCATTTTCTCAGGCCTCCATGCTGCACGTGCGTGACGGAAGCGACGTTAAGATCGATCCTGATGAACTTAATGAATCTTACATGATGCACGGGTCCACTTCTCCGCAATACAGTATGATCGCTTCTCTGGATGTTGCCACCAAGATGATGGAGGATAGCGGTGAAGTGCTCATGCACGATACCATGGTCGAGGCCGTAAACCTGCGTAAAAAGGTTTCCATGATCGCCAGTGAAATGAAGGAACAGGATAGCTGGTTCTTTGAAATGTGGCAGCCTGAAAAAGTACTCGTCGGCAGGGATTACAAAAAATTTGAAGATGTCCCAACTGAATATCTCTGCACCCATCAGCATCCATGGGTCTTCTCCTCCGAAGACAACTGGCATGGTTTCGAAGACATGGAAGATGAATACGCCATGCTGGATCCCATCAAGCTGACCTTCATCACCCCCGGACTCAAACATGACGGAACCATGGAAGAGGAGGGCATCCCGGCATCAATCGTCACCGACTACCTGATCAACCATGGCATCGTCTGCGAAAAAACCGACTATTATTCCTTCCTGATGCTCAATTCTGTGGGCACCAATAAGGCCAAGCAGGGTTCCTTGCTGGCCGGTCTTCTTAAATTCAAAGAAGTTTACGATGCCAACCTTCCCCTTGACGTAGTTTTACCTGCACTGGTCAAGAGTTACCCCAAACCATATTCCGGGGTCGGGGTGAAGGATCATTGTAACGCCATTCACCGCTATTACAAGGAACACAAACTTCTTGATAAAATGCAGGCCGCCTTTCAGGTGATCCCGGATCAGGCCATCAAGCCTTCCGAAGCCTACCATGCCGTTGTCCGCAAAAATGTGGAGTATGTGGAACTTTCCCAGATGAATGACCGTATCCCGGCTGTAATGGTTGTTCCTTACCCTCCGGGTATTCCGGTAATTATGGGTGGTGAAATTCTTAATGACAAAGCCCGGCCCATTTTTGACTACCTCACGGCGCGTCAGGATTTTGAAAACGTTTTTCCCGGATATGAAAGTGATATCCACGGTGTTGAACGTATCGAACGTGATGGTAAAAAATTCTTTAAAACAATGTGCTTGAAGAAATAG
- a CDS encoding amino acid permease: MTDSGAGNKLSVFTLMMINVAAILSLRALPGLAEYGWGLIFYLALGSLSFFIPSALVAAELASGWDDEGGVYLWVKEAFGPKWGFVAIFMQWVENLPWFPAVLAFAASAVAYIFNPQLAENKWFIVAVIQVSLWVATFLNFRDMKLSAFFSSSGAIVGTIVPGILIIVLGVDHVLSGGTVQIPFTSAALMPDIESLQDLMLLAAMLISFTGMEMSAVHVNEVRDPAVNYPKAIFAASALIIGLSALGSLAIAMVVPADGVSLSAGVCQAFDKLFQIHKMEFMTPVICLLMAYGALTMVITWMVGPSKGIREVASEGYLPKRWQKINKFGIPTNILIIQSGLSALVSCVILFMPTVSSAFMLMSALAVQLYLIMYLLMFAAAIRLRYTRPDVKRGYTIPGGKIGIWCVSGLAIITCIFVFVFGFIPPKAVLDEGFAAAAGYISFLVAGIVVFTYVPIYFYNRAIKKHAELK; this comes from the coding sequence ATGACTGATTCAGGGGCCGGGAATAAATTATCAGTGTTTACGCTGATGATGATTAACGTGGCTGCGATTCTGTCATTACGTGCCTTGCCGGGACTCGCAGAATATGGCTGGGGGTTGATATTCTATCTCGCTTTGGGGTCGCTGAGCTTTTTTATCCCTTCGGCACTTGTTGCTGCGGAGCTTGCTTCAGGCTGGGATGATGAAGGCGGCGTCTACTTATGGGTGAAGGAAGCCTTTGGCCCCAAATGGGGTTTTGTGGCTATCTTTATGCAGTGGGTGGAAAATCTGCCATGGTTCCCGGCTGTGCTGGCTTTTGCAGCATCGGCCGTGGCCTATATTTTTAACCCGCAGTTAGCGGAGAATAAGTGGTTCATTGTGGCGGTCATTCAGGTCAGCCTTTGGGTGGCTACCTTTTTGAACTTCCGGGATATGAAGCTGTCCGCGTTTTTCAGTTCATCGGGAGCTATCGTCGGAACTATCGTTCCCGGCATCCTGATAATTGTACTTGGGGTTGACCATGTGCTCTCCGGCGGAACTGTCCAGATACCTTTCACATCTGCAGCCCTGATGCCTGATATTGAGAGCCTGCAGGACCTTATGCTGCTGGCGGCCATGCTGATTTCCTTTACAGGCATGGAAATGTCGGCGGTGCATGTGAACGAGGTGCGTGATCCGGCGGTGAATTATCCAAAGGCTATTTTTGCGGCAAGCGCCTTGATCATAGGGCTTTCCGCATTGGGGTCGTTGGCTATTGCCATGGTCGTTCCGGCGGACGGAGTCAGCCTTAGTGCAGGAGTTTGTCAGGCTTTTGATAAGTTGTTCCAGATTCACAAGATGGAATTCATGACTCCGGTAATTTGTCTTTTAATGGCTTACGGAGCTTTGACCATGGTCATTACCTGGATGGTAGGACCGTCCAAGGGTATTCGGGAGGTTGCCAGTGAAGGGTATTTGCCCAAGCGTTGGCAGAAGATCAACAAATTCGGCATCCCCACGAATATTCTGATTATCCAGAGCGGCCTTTCAGCATTGGTTTCCTGCGTTATACTTTTTATGCCCACGGTTTCGAGTGCGTTTATGCTTATGAGTGCATTGGCGGTGCAGCTGTACCTGATCATGTATCTGCTTATGTTCGCTGCGGCCATCAGGTTGCGCTACACAAGACCGGACGTGAAACGTGGATATACCATTCCCGGCGGCAAGATCGGGATCTGGTGTGTGTCAGGCCTTGCCATAATAACCTGTATTTTTGTTTTTGTTTTCGGCTTTATCCCGCCCAAAGCTGTTCTTGATGAAGGATTTGCGGCCGCAGCGGGTTACATCAGTTTTCTGGTAGCAGGAATTGTGGTGTTCACTTATGTACCCATATATTTCTACAACAGAGCAATAAAAAAGCATGCAGAATTAAAATGA
- the cadB gene encoding cadaverine/lysine antiporter, producing the protein MSADHKKMGVFACTAVVAGNMMGSGIALLPANLASIGSITIIGWAVALVGALALAYVYSRLGMEDPQEGGPIAYSGEVAPILGYQSGLLYYHANWIGNLAIAITGVDYLSVFFPALQDPVSSGITSIAIIWIFTGINILGADWIGRLVSVGVVLLLIPVVITGTAGWFFFDPAQFNANWLVKGHTPDTAVLAAIILCIWSFIGVESAAVNTAVVKDPKRTIPLSTMIGTALAGLVYILSCTAISGMFPADKMAASGAPFSLAMGHICAALPFSQYVSKLVSAVTAFACLASLGSWMMLVSQAGARASSDGTLPEIFGRKNSHGTPVMGLVLSSVMMSILLVVLMFLSKGGSTQSLFGNIASIAVLLTLPPYFYSALNLLRRYGFHAKKAWLQIISSLLACGFCLVALSGAAKDALIGCMIVMLCTFIFYVGKDRNEFERRIRQETSR; encoded by the coding sequence ATGTCAGCTGATCATAAAAAAATGGGTGTCTTTGCCTGTACAGCCGTTGTTGCCGGCAACATGATGGGCTCCGGAATTGCACTGCTTCCTGCCAATCTTGCCTCCATCGGCAGTATAACAATCATCGGCTGGGCCGTAGCTCTGGTTGGGGCCTTGGCCCTTGCCTATGTCTATTCCCGGTTGGGTATGGAAGATCCGCAGGAAGGCGGACCCATTGCTTATTCCGGGGAAGTCGCTCCTATTCTGGGCTACCAGTCCGGTCTGCTTTATTATCACGCAAACTGGATCGGAAATCTGGCTATCGCCATTACCGGTGTTGATTACCTGTCGGTCTTTTTTCCTGCCCTGCAGGATCCCGTTTCATCAGGTATAACCTCAATTGCAATTATCTGGATTTTTACCGGAATCAATATTCTAGGTGCGGACTGGATAGGGCGGCTGGTTTCTGTAGGAGTTGTCCTGCTGCTTATCCCGGTCGTCATTACCGGGACTGCGGGCTGGTTCTTTTTTGATCCGGCCCAGTTCAATGCCAACTGGCTGGTCAAGGGGCATACTCCGGATACAGCAGTGCTGGCAGCAATAATCCTGTGCATCTGGAGTTTTATCGGTGTGGAGAGTGCTGCTGTTAATACGGCTGTGGTAAAAGATCCCAAGCGTACCATCCCGCTTTCCACCATGATCGGTACAGCATTGGCCGGGCTGGTTTATATTCTTTCCTGCACCGCCATTTCCGGTATGTTTCCGGCAGACAAAATGGCTGCGTCCGGAGCGCCGTTCTCTTTGGCAATGGGGCATATTTGTGCTGCGCTGCCTTTTTCGCAATATGTGTCCAAGCTTGTATCAGCTGTCACAGCCTTCGCGTGTCTCGCGTCTTTGGGATCATGGATGATGCTGGTTTCTCAGGCTGGTGCTCGTGCTTCAAGTGATGGTACTTTACCTGAGATTTTCGGGCGTAAAAACAGTCACGGGACTCCGGTCATGGGGCTGGTCCTGTCTTCGGTCATGATGAGTATATTGCTGGTGGTGCTTATGTTTTTGTCCAAGGGCGGGAGCACCCAGTCCCTGTTTGGCAACATAGCATCCATTGCCGTGCTCCTGACCCTGCCGCCGTATTTTTACTCGGCTCTGAACCTGTTGCGCAGGTACGGATTTCACGCCAAAAAAGCATGGCTGCAAATTATTTCTTCATTGCTGGCATGCGGTTTCTGCCTTGTTGCCCTTTCCGGGGCAGCGAAAGATGCTCTGATCGGCTGTATGATTGTTATGCTTTGTACCTTCATCTTTTATGTGGGTAAGGACCGGAACGAATTTGAACGCAGGATCAGACAAGAAACAAGTCGCTAG